ATCAGACCTGGAAGAATGGTGCCCCCGTAAACAAAGACGGCGGGGCGATTCAGGCGGGCGATCGCGATCATGCAGCCCGGCATGTTTTTATCGCAGCCGCCAATTGCGACCAGGCCGTCGAAGCCTTCTGCGGCGACGACTGTTTCGATCGAGTCGGCGATCACATCCCGCGAGACTAGGCTATAACGCATGCCCTTGGTGCCCATGCTGATGCCGTCAGAAACGGTGATGGTGCTGAAGTTTACGGCTTTACCACCCGCGTTGTCGACGCCCACCGTTGCGTGTTCTGCGAGTTCGCCGAGGTGCATATTGCAAGGCGTCAAGTCGCTGGGGGAACCCGCGATACCAATTTGAGGTTTTTTAAAATCTTCATCCTGAAAGCCGACAGCTCGAAGCATGGAGCGTGCGGGGGCGCGGTCGTTGCCATCGACGACGATGGAGGAGTGCGGGCGGTTTGTTGTGTCAGCCATAATAGATTTCCAAATTAAAAGTGGTTGAAAAGTGTTTCTCGTTGCAGAAAAGCGGAGAATTCAATGAATAGCGGGGCAAACGACAATACCCTTTTTGCTTTTAACCGACGATATTATCGAATCTAGTTGTCGCCATAATATGGATTTTGACCTGAAAAAGACTTTAGAGGCTTTGTTGCTTTCGACTGCTGAACCGATCCTGCTCAAGGATGTGGTTAAGGTATTCGCTCGTTATCATCAAGAGTTGAGTGAGGCGCAGGAGGCAATCAAAGGGGAGGAGGACGAAGATGACATTGCGATAGAGATTCCTAGTCTGGTCACGCAAGCTCAGATACGCGAGGCTTTGGAGCAGCTGACCGAAGAGGCGCAAGCGCAGAATCGTGCCTATCGTGTGGTCGAAGGGCCCAATGGTTACCAAATGGTCACTGCGCCACAATTTGCCGAGTTTGTGCGTCTCTTGCGTGGCGCACCTCGTCCAATGAAATTGAGCCCCGCTGCACTGGAAACGCTGTCGATCGTCGCCTAC
The nucleotide sequence above comes from Coraliomargarita algicola. Encoded proteins:
- the scpB gene encoding SMC-Scp complex subunit ScpB, whose product is MLLTDDIIESSCRHNMDFDLKKTLEALLLSTAEPILLKDVVKVFARYHQELSEAQEAIKGEEDEDDIAIEIPSLVTQAQIREALEQLTEEAQAQNRAYRVVEGPNGYQMVTAPQFAEFVRLLRGAPRPMKLSPAALETLSIVAYRQPVTRAEMEAIRGVSVDSALHKLIELELVIVTGRAELPGRPIQYGTTDKFLEFTGIKELDELPASDVLSNHQIDEWMRRSEEEPEEISDEDVGLSKEPKPDELALDEKFVEVDWQRENVESDAAPEPESNENTPL